In one window of Burkholderia cepacia ATCC 25416 DNA:
- a CDS encoding FAD-dependent monooxygenase — translation MTPSLSLDTIVVGAGIGGLAAALALRRAGHRVTVLEQSRAFREVGAGLQVVPNATRALRTLGVLDRQRLAAVAPIATIRRRWQDGSLLGSFPLGDDVEAEFNAPYWNAHRADLHAALLDAVRDPYTAGPPVPVLGGIAVRGLDAYGPDGATLVDAAGTRWRADLVVAADGIHSTLRHALLGDDAPHYSGDDAYRALIDADAIDPRSPVFEIVREPQVTIWLGPGRHAIHYWVRDRRLLNLVVIVPGDGSTRESWSSKGDRATLEAELAGWDPRLVGLIRCASDLSRWSLHDRQPLTRWVWDSVCLLGDACHPMLPYQSQGAAQALEDAVVLGRCVTGLASKDALGAALVEYQRLRIDRSARIQLASAGNGGVFHLPDGPEQQARDAELKSRRADFKSYHWTWADAYQL, via the coding sequence ATGACACCGTCCCTGTCACTCGACACGATCGTCGTCGGCGCCGGCATCGGCGGCCTCGCCGCCGCGCTCGCGCTGCGGCGCGCCGGCCATCGGGTCACCGTCCTCGAGCAGAGCCGGGCGTTTCGGGAAGTCGGCGCCGGGCTGCAGGTCGTGCCGAACGCGACGCGCGCGCTGCGTACGCTCGGCGTGCTCGACCGGCAGCGGCTGGCCGCCGTCGCCCCGATCGCGACGATCCGCCGCCGCTGGCAGGACGGCAGCCTGCTCGGTTCCTTCCCGCTCGGCGACGATGTCGAAGCCGAGTTCAACGCGCCGTACTGGAACGCGCATCGCGCCGACCTGCATGCCGCGCTGCTCGATGCCGTGCGCGACCCGTACACGGCCGGCCCGCCGGTCCCCGTCCTCGGCGGCATCGCGGTGCGCGGCCTCGACGCATACGGGCCGGACGGCGCGACGCTCGTCGATGCGGCGGGCACGCGCTGGCGCGCGGATCTCGTCGTCGCGGCCGACGGCATTCATTCGACGCTGCGCCACGCGCTGCTCGGCGACGACGCGCCGCACTACAGCGGCGACGACGCGTATCGCGCACTGATCGACGCCGATGCGATCGACCCGCGCTCGCCCGTGTTCGAGATCGTCCGGGAACCGCAGGTGACGATCTGGCTCGGGCCCGGCCGGCACGCGATCCATTACTGGGTGCGCGACCGCCGGCTGCTGAACCTCGTCGTGATCGTGCCGGGCGACGGCAGCACGCGCGAATCGTGGAGCAGCAAGGGCGACCGCGCGACGCTCGAGGCCGAGCTCGCCGGCTGGGATCCGCGCCTCGTCGGGCTGATCCGCTGCGCGTCGGACCTGAGCCGCTGGTCGCTGCACGACCGGCAGCCGCTCACGCGCTGGGTGTGGGACAGCGTGTGCCTGCTCGGCGACGCATGCCACCCGATGCTGCCGTACCAGTCGCAAGGCGCCGCGCAGGCGCTCGAGGACGCGGTCGTGCTCGGCCGGTGCGTGACCGGGCTCGCGTCGAAGGACGCGCTCGGCGCCGCGCTGGTCGAATACCAGCGCCTGCGGATCGACCGCAGCGCGCGGATCCAGCTTGCATCGGCCGGCAACGGCGGCGTGTTCCACCTGCCCGACGGCCCCGAACAGCAGGCGCGCGACGCCGAGCTCAAGTCGCGCCGCGCCGACTTCAAGTCCTATCACTGGACCTGGGCCGACGCGTACCAGCTTTGA